In a single window of the Arachis hypogaea cultivar Tifrunner chromosome 6, arahy.Tifrunner.gnm2.J5K5, whole genome shotgun sequence genome:
- the LOC140173712 gene encoding uncharacterized protein → MASPKMMKEVQQLAGRVAALSRFLPAVSSRSYLFFQMILKNKKFQWTIECEKVFDELKTILSSPPVLQDPYLILTDFITELTPDEHNKTWELHVDRASSREGSGAGIILKEGDEVVAEQALQFHFSASNNQAEYEALIAGLKLALSHQVQSLTTYCDSLLVVQQIRGEFQIAGELYRRGFSQPLLKCLSKDEAREVMDEVHEGVCRNHIGGRAFAAKISRTGYYWPTIKRDCIAKVKACDKCQKHEAISTKSAEVLHSMEAEAANRVVLQAIKRKLDNAKGEWAELIPEILWSYNTTVHNTTGETPFKLVYGSEALIPVEIGVPTLRAELYSEQHNISTRKAELDMAEEDREIAVIRQRAQKQLEERKHNKRVVPRTFSEGDLVLRRTEEARRPPSHGKLAANWEGPFRVSKVVGMGAYQLQTLQGNPIPGNWNISSLKMYTS, encoded by the exons ATGGCAAGCCCTAAAATGATGAAGGAGGTACAACAATTAGCAGGAAGGGTAGCCGCACTTTCTCGATTCTTACCAGCAGTATCAAGCCGATCATACCTGTTCTTCCAGATGatcttaaagaataagaaattcCAATGGACAATAGAATGCGAGAAGGTGTTTGACGAGCTTAAAACCATCCTATCATCACCACCCGTGCTGCAAGACCCATATTTG ATCCTCACCGACTTCATCACGGAACTGACACCTGATGAACATAACAAAACATGGGAATTACATGTGGACAGAGCGTCAAGCCGAGAAGGAAGCGGAGCTGGGATAATCCTGAAAGAAGGAGATGAAGTAGTAGCCGAACAAGCCCTCCAGTTCCACTTCTCGGCAAGCAACAACCAGGCCGAGTATGAGGCCCTCATAGCAGGACTTAAGCTCGCCCTAAGCCACCAAGTACAAAGCCTGACAACATATTGCGACTCCCTCCTGGTGGTCCAACAGATCCGAGGAGAAttccag ATAGCAGGAGAACTGTACAGGCGCGGTTTCTCACAACCATTGCTAAAATGCTTAAGCAAAGACGAAGCAAGAGAGGTAATGGACGAAGTTCACGAGGGTGTATGCAGAAATCACATAGGAGGAAGAGCCTTCGCCGCTAAGATATCCCGAACAGGATATTACTGGCCGACCATAAAGAGAGATTGCATAGCAAAAGTCAAGGCATGTGACAAATGCCAAAAACATGAAGCCATCTCCACAAAATCGGCCGAGGTGTTGCACAGCATggag gccgaagctgctaaccgaGTTGTATTGCAGGCAATAAAGAGAAAGCTTGATAATGCAAAGGGAGAATGGGCTGAGCTAATCCCGGAAATATTGTGGAGCTACAACACCACAGTACACAACACCACGGGCGAAACACCCTTCAAGTTAGTCTATGGCTCAGAAGCATTAATTCCCGTGGAAATCGGAGTGCCGACATTAAGAGCCGAGCTATACAGCGAACAACATAACATAAGCACCAGAAAGGCCGAGCTTGACATGGCCGAAGAAGACAGAGAAATTGCCGTAATCAGACAAAGAGCCCAGAAACAACTGGAAGAGAGAAAGCACAATAAGAGAGTAGTGCCGAGAACATTCAGCGAAGGCGACCTAGTACTCAGACGAACAGAAGAAGCCAGACGACCTCCTTCACATGgcaagctcgccgcaaattgggaAGGACCATTCCGAGTATCAAAAGTAGTCGGAATGGGCGCTTACCAACTTCAAACACTACAAGGCAATCCGATCCCAGGAAATTGGAACATTTCCTCTTTAAAGATGTATACATCTTAA